The following are encoded together in the Daucus carota subsp. sativus chromosome 5, DH1 v3.0, whole genome shotgun sequence genome:
- the LOC108223331 gene encoding putative F-box protein At3g10240 — protein MAYKSINDLPEGLISQILLRLPVKSLLQCKSVCKPWLSLISTPHFIKSQLLHAITASINTPTLLCIEKPPPTVEELAFELQIVEMEKDLVTWTSRDHARQQQRRRQLVDQALLDAEAQDLSSSPVRFERLVFPRFFFPYYGVNDCCNGIILLSNSFGNHVYFWNPSIRKCRKLPSPEPYTSRVVPVKKGFGYDSISDAYKVFRIVCEKEYDKVPIVQVYSTSTDSWRQFRNPILKNYEHFERRNVVVNGVLYFDGVDELILFDLHTEVFGQVPFPSWVTRKGSDVLDFEGSVAMVFQSGPEIHLWTLGDVSGQMSWTKKFSIEADSETEIWLTRYLGAGQFLGKKLFNRNIFMFDVLYDYRKKEAKLYKGGDENDENIWAYLKYTKTLVSLDGFEHVDSNTNNISLTGERIA, from the coding sequence ATGGCGTACAAATCCATCAACGATCTGCCCGAAGGACTGATCTCCCAAATACTCCTTCGACTCCCTGTGAAATCGCTGCTCCAATGCAAGTCCGTCTGCAAGCCATGGCTATCCCTCATCTCAACCCCCCATTTCATAAAATCTCAGCTCCTCCATGCCATCACGGCTTCAATCAACACACCCACACTGCTCTGTATCGAGAAACCCCCGCCCACCGTGGAAGAACTGGCCTTCGAACTGCAGATTGTCGAGATGGAAAAAGATTTGGTGACATGGACTTCTCGGGACCATGCTAGACAACAGCAGCGTCGACGTCAGCTTGTTGACCAGGCGCTTCTTGATGCCGAGGCCCAAGATTTGTCGAGCTCTCCGGTGCGTTTTGAGCGTCTTGTTTTCCCGCGCTTCTTCTTCCCCTATTATGGAGTTAATGATTGTTGTAATGGCATCATTTTGTTATCTAATAGCTTTGGTAATCATGTCTATTTTTGGAATCCTTCGATTCGGAAGTGTAGGAAACTTCCTAGTCCTGAGCCCTACACGAGTAGAGTCGTTCCGGTTAAGAAAGGTTTTGGTTACGACTCTATTTCTGATGCCTACAAAGTTTTTAGGATTGTGTGTGAGAAAGAGTATGATAAGGTACCCATTGTCCAGGTTTACTCGACGAGCACTGATTCTTGGAGACAATTTCGAAATCCTATTCTGAAAAATTATGAGCATTTTGAGCGAAGAAATGTTGTTGTCAATGGGGTTCTGTATTTTGATGGGGTGGATGagctaattttatttgatttgcaCACTGAGGTTTTTGGACAAGTTCCGTTCCCTAGCTGGGTTACAAGGAAGGGGTCAGATGTTTTGGATTTCGAGGGTTCTGTTGCTATGGTCTTTCAATCTGGACCTGAAATTCATCTATGGACGTTGGGTGATGTTTCTGGCCAGATGTCCTGGACCAAAAAATTCAGTATTGAGGCTGATTCCGAGACGGAGATATGGCTAACCAGGTATTTGGGTGCTGGCCAGTTTTTGGGAAAAAAGTTGTTTAACAGAAATATTTTCATGTTTGATGTCTTGTATGACTATCGGAAGAAGGAAGCCAAACTTTATAAAGGGGGTGATGAGAATGATGAGAACATTTGGGCATATCTCAAATACACAAAAACTCTTGTTTCACTGGATGGCTTTGAGCATGTGGACTCCAACACCAACAACATCAGTCTCACAGGAGAAAG